The genomic interval CCCATCGATCGCGTCGTGCTTTCAATTGTTCTGCGGTGGTTTCCTGCGATTCAATACCATAGGGTTCCAGGGTTTGGAAAAGTTTCGATTCCGCCTTTGCGAACCGTTCGGCGGTTTCCGTTTTCCGGCGTTCCGCGGCTTCGCGTTTTTCCTCGGCCGATGCGGCGGTCTGCTGTGCGGTTTGTTCAGCAAGCCGTTGTTCGCTCAGTCTTGCGCGGGCGGTATCGAAAGCATCCTTGGCTTCGGCCAGGGTTTGCTCCAGCGTTTTAATCCGCTCAATGCGTCCGGCGATTTCGTCGGCTTCATCGGCGGTACCTGCTGCCAGCGTCTGCAGTTCGGCTTCATCGCGTTCTATGGATTCCCGGAGCGTTTGAGATTGCGCCTCGGCGGCGGCCCGCTTTCCGGTCAGTGTATTGATCTGCTCTGCAAGCGTTGAAAGCGCCGCATTGACTTTATCGATGGAATCGGTTTCCGGCTTAGGGAGTTTGGAGGCGTACGGGTGCTCCAGTGCGCCGCAGAGCGGGCAGGGTTGGCCGTCGATCAGTTCGCTACGCTGTGCTTCCAGACTTTCTATTTCCCGACGCAACTGCAGATTCTGGAGCAGGAGCTCCTGCTCGCGTTGCAGTCCGGTCTGTTCGTTAATTTTTTGGGCCAGTTCGTCGGTGATTGTTTGGACTTCGGCGGTTTTTGCGCTCAGCGCGTTCCGGTTTTCAGTCCCCTGTTTTTCCAGTTTAAACCGCCGCTGAAGTTCATTCAGCCGGGTTTGCCATTCCGCGAAGGATTGTCCGGCGCAGGCCGTTTCCAGATCGGTGTTGACGGCGGTGAGCGCGGTTTCTGCCTGCGCACATTGTTCTTGTGCCGCGGCCAGTTGTTCAGCCGCGGTCTTGGCGGTATCAGCGGCCGTTTTTGCGGCAGCGTCCGCAGCTTCGGCTTCGGAACGGGCTTCAGTTTGATCGGCCTCCAGTGCTTTCAATTGTTCCAGGGATTGGAAGATCGCGGCGAGTTGACCGACCAATGCGGCGTCCTGCGGGTGCGTTTCCTGATAGGTTGCGGCTTCGAGGAGTTCCGTTTGGCGCTGCGCAAGCTTTGCCCGGTTTTCAGTTTCTTTGCTCTGCAGCGCGATCTGTTCGTTCTGCAATTCGGCGATCTGTTCCGCCTCTTTCTCGAGTGAGGCCGAGCGCTCGGCAATAGTGGTGTCGAGCGCACGCACCTGTTTCAGAACCGGAGCCAGCTCCCGTTGCGCCTTTGTTGTTTCTTCCAGCTGTTCGGTGCAGGCGTTCAGTGCGTCGGTCGCCTCTTTGTATTGCTTGTCCAGTTCGGGGAGGGCTTTGTTGGCGTCCTTCAAATCGGTTTCTATTTCCGAGCGAAGATTACGCAGGTTGACGAGTTTAAGGTGTTCGACATCCAGCGGCCGGGCGCGCTTTGCCAGTGCGAGCCGTTCGGCTTCCGGCTGAAAGGCCTCGTTTTCGATGCGCCAGAGTTTCTGCTCCGCGCGATTGGTTTCCAGATCTTTTTCCAGCGTTTCAATACGTGCAAGCCAATCCAGTGCAGCTTTGGCGGCATCGCGCTTTTTCGTTTCGGTCCGGTGTTTTTCTTCCAGCCGCTTCAGATCAAATCCGATTTGTTCGAGCTCGTCTTCACTGAGCAATGCAATGCCGCCGAGCCCGGCCTTTAATTCACTCAATACCCGGTTTTCGGCGCTGTTGCGTTGATGTACCGCCTTTGAAATTTCGGAATAGATTTCGGTGCCGGTAATCTGTTCCAGAATCGGTGAACGCTCATCGGCATCGGCTTTCAGAAAGGTATCGAAGCTGCCCTGCGCCAGCAGGATCGAGCGGGTAAAGCGGTCGAAGCTCATGCCCGTAATCGAATCAATCTGCTCCTGCACGTCTTTCAGCTTTTCCGCCAGAAGGGTTCCGTCGGCCTTCGCCACTTCGCGTCTGGGCGCCTGCAGCGCCGCGCCCGCTTTTTTGCGCGAGCGATGCTGATGCCACGTTGCGCGAAAGGTTCCCGAGGCGGCTTCAAATAATACCTCCGCAAAACAGTCGCCCGTCTGCCGCGACATCACTTCATTATCGCTCTGCGTCATTTTACCCAGCCGCGGCGTCTGGCCGTACAGTGCCAGACAGAGCGCATCCAGAATCGTCGTCTTCCCCGATCTCGTCGCCCCCGTAATCGCAAACAGCCCGTCCGCCGCAAAATCCGGATCTGTAAAATCAATACACCATTCGCCATACAGCGAGTTGATATTCTTAAAGCGCAGTTCGAGTATTTTCATAAAAGTTAGTTGGGGTTGTTGCGCGCATTCGTGCGGGCGCGATACATGCGTTCGCGCAGGCCGCCTTCCGCGAGAAAATCCTGTTCCAGTTTGCGTAGCTGCTGGTCAAGCAGATAGTTGGTCTGGTGAATCAGGCAAATGGCGATATTCGCGCGCACTTCCGCCGGGCGGTCTTCGAAGGGGCGGAAGGTTTCGTAAGTGACGGGATGGGACGTACGGGACTCAGGTGACATAGGGTGTTTTTCATGCGCCTCATGGGTCGTCTGTGTCCCATTTTCTTTTTTCTTCAGCCGAATCTTTCCTCTCGCCAGATTCCGCACAAACAGCGCTTCCTTACTTTCTTTGTCCCACTCTTTCGCCTGACGTGTCCGCAAAAAATCACGGTAATCCTCCAGCAGCTCTTCCAGACTCGCACGGGCAACATTGGTCAACTTGATTTCGGTTTCCTTCGACGTTCCTGAAGCCATGCTGCCCTCAATAATATTCTGTTTTCCACTTCGCGCCGCCTGCACCATCTGATCGATCGTCCGGTCAAACTTATGAAAAACGTCCCGGCAAAACGCCACGGTAAAATCATAAACCACCACCGACCGCTGATAAGACAGCAGATCCTGATAACCGCCATGTTTCGGGATGAAGCCTTTAGGCATCAGATGGTTTCTCCATTGTTCACTTTACGGGAATTGGGCGTT from Verrucomicrobia bacterium S94 carries:
- a CDS encoding four helix bundle protein: MPKGFIPKHGGYQDLLSYQRSVVVYDFTVAFCRDVFHKFDRTIDQMVQAARSGKQNIIEGSMASGTSKETEIKLTNVARASLEELLEDYRDFLRTRQAKEWDKESKEALFVRNLARGKIRLKKKENGTQTTHEAHEKHPMSPESRTSHPVTYETFRPFEDRPAEVRANIAICLIHQTNYLLDQQLRKLEQDFLAEGGLRERMYRARTNARNNPN